Proteins from a genomic interval of Cupriavidus pauculus:
- a CDS encoding (2Fe-2S)-binding protein, producing the protein MEDPTNAATATLTGEAQGYPVTLKVNGTAHRLTVPANAILLDTLRDQLHLTGTKKGCDHGQCGACTLIVNGVTVNACLSVTVMHDGDEITTVEGLARDGQLHPVQQAFWDHDAYQCGYCTAGQMMSAVGILQDKRVPADEAAVREAMSGNICRCGAYKNIVAAIQDARGKLRGA; encoded by the coding sequence ATGGAAGACCCCACGAACGCGGCCACCGCCACGCTGACCGGCGAGGCGCAGGGCTATCCCGTCACGCTGAAGGTCAACGGCACCGCGCACCGGCTGACCGTGCCGGCCAATGCGATCCTGCTCGATACGCTGCGCGACCAGCTTCATCTCACCGGCACCAAGAAGGGCTGCGACCACGGCCAGTGCGGCGCGTGCACGCTGATCGTCAACGGCGTCACGGTCAATGCGTGCCTGTCGGTCACCGTCATGCACGACGGCGACGAGATCACGACCGTGGAGGGCCTGGCGCGCGACGGCCAGCTGCATCCCGTGCAGCAGGCGTTCTGGGACCACGATGCCTACCAGTGCGGCTACTGCACCGCCGGGCAGATGATGAGCGCCGTGGGCATCCTGCAGGACAAGCGCGTGCCCGCCGACGAGGCGGCCGTGCGCGAGGCGATGAGCGGCAACATCTGCCGCTGCGGCGCGTACAAGAACATCGTGGCGGCCATCCAGGACGCGCGCGGCAAGTTGCGGGGGGCGTGA
- a CDS encoding FAD binding domain-containing protein — MRNFEYARAADVEQAIALHARSADTVFLAGGTTLLDLMKLDVMRPAHVVDIHKLGLDQIEPLPDGRVRVGAMVSNTDLARHAHVARHYPVLSEAILSGASTQLRNKATTAGNVMQRVRCGYFRDGVSPCNKRAPGSGCAAIEGLNRNVHAVLGGSPQCIAAHPSDMCVAMVAIGATVHVQGPRGKRDIAFADFHLLPGDTPWKEHALEPDELITHVTLDAPMAGSRSAYLKLRDRTSYQFALASSAVIVAMDGGSVRDIRIALGGVSTKPWRAADAEAVLRGKPLTEASIRDAAAAALAGAQSYGQNGFKIPLGQQAVIRNLSRLMA; from the coding sequence ATGCGCAACTTCGAATACGCCCGCGCGGCCGACGTGGAGCAGGCCATCGCGCTGCACGCGCGCAGCGCCGACACGGTCTTCCTGGCCGGCGGCACCACGCTGCTGGACCTGATGAAGCTCGACGTCATGCGCCCCGCGCACGTGGTGGACATCCACAAGCTCGGCCTGGACCAGATCGAACCGCTGCCCGACGGCCGCGTGCGCGTGGGCGCCATGGTCAGCAATACCGACCTGGCCCGGCACGCGCACGTCGCCCGGCACTACCCGGTGCTGTCCGAAGCGATTCTGTCCGGCGCCAGCACGCAGCTCCGCAACAAGGCCACCACGGCCGGCAACGTGATGCAGCGCGTGCGCTGCGGCTACTTTCGCGACGGGGTGTCGCCGTGCAACAAGCGCGCGCCGGGGTCCGGCTGTGCCGCCATCGAGGGCCTGAACCGCAACGTCCACGCGGTGCTGGGCGGCAGCCCGCAGTGCATCGCCGCGCATCCGTCGGACATGTGCGTGGCGATGGTGGCCATCGGCGCCACCGTGCACGTGCAGGGCCCGCGCGGCAAGCGCGACATCGCGTTCGCGGACTTCCATCTGCTGCCCGGCGACACGCCCTGGAAGGAACACGCGCTGGAGCCCGACGAGCTGATCACCCACGTGACGCTGGACGCGCCGATGGCGGGCAGCCGGTCTGCCTACCTGAAGCTGCGCGACCGCACGTCGTACCAGTTCGCGCTGGCGTCGAGCGCGGTCATCGTGGCGATGGACGGCGGCAGCGTGCGCGACATCCGCATCGCGCTGGGCGGCGTGAGCACCAAGCCGTGGCGTGCCGCCGATGCCGAGGCCGTGCTGCGCGGCAAGCCGCTGACCGAGGCATCGATCCGCGACGCCGCGGCCGCGGCGCTGGCCGGCGCGCAGTCGTACGGCCAGAACGGCTTCAAGATCCCGCTCGGCCAGCAGGCCGTGATCCGGAACCTGTCGCGGCTGATGGCCTGA
- a CDS encoding xanthine dehydrogenase family protein molybdopterin-binding subunit has product MNRTAIGASPRRIDGRLKVTGAALYTADRSMPGMLHAYGVYSTVASGRITGIDVADARRVPGVVDILHHGNFPRLYRTPKSPISGATILTASITDEHRLPFEDETIHYGGQMVALVVADTFEHARDAAYRVRVAYAPDKAVADLEHGVKANGLKPTQAGHARGTPAPAFDQGAVKVDAIYRTPVETHNPMEMHATVAWWEGGELHLYEATQGATVHRNTIAQVFGLTPERVTVDCPFLGSGFGAKLFMWPHSVATSAAAQMTGRPVKFVVPRAAMFTTTGQRPETRQHLRLSASADGRITSIRHESVNTTSFIEQYVENCGGMTQSLYSCPNVLVTHHTTSVHRGAPTSMRAPGAAPGLFALESAIDELALACGQDPVQFRMTNLSTRDESMNLPWSSNHLREAIELGSRKFGWDRRDPRPGSMRDGHEVIGYGVAVCNWDAWRTPAEARVFLRSDGTAQVTCAIQDIGTGMYTIVAQTVSELTGLPFEKIDVRIGDSSFPAAPVAGGSWATASVLPAVAEATREAIGQLRGFATGEGGAFAGANPETLKLQDGKLTDGKRSVGYADVLNQQRFAAAEGFGRTGGAPNTDKMSFMSFGAHFVEVRWDPGISRLRVSRVVSAIDVGRVINPVTARNQVEGAIVMGIGMALFEATEYDERNGMPGNNNYAEYAVPVHADQPQIDVLLLDHPDLAFNEFGARGIGEIGITGFAAAVANAVHHATGKRVRDLPIVKEKLMA; this is encoded by the coding sequence GTGAACCGCACTGCTATCGGCGCCTCGCCGCGCCGCATCGATGGCCGGCTCAAGGTGACCGGCGCCGCCCTCTACACCGCCGACCGCTCGATGCCGGGCATGCTGCACGCCTACGGCGTCTACAGCACCGTGGCCAGCGGGCGCATCACCGGCATCGACGTGGCCGACGCGCGCCGCGTGCCGGGCGTGGTCGACATCCTGCACCACGGCAACTTTCCGCGCCTGTACAGGACGCCGAAGAGCCCGATCTCGGGCGCCACCATCCTGACCGCGTCGATCACCGACGAGCACCGGCTGCCGTTCGAGGACGAGACGATCCACTACGGCGGCCAGATGGTGGCGCTGGTGGTGGCGGACACGTTCGAGCACGCGCGCGACGCCGCGTACCGCGTGCGCGTGGCGTACGCGCCAGACAAGGCGGTGGCGGACCTGGAGCACGGCGTCAAGGCCAATGGCCTGAAGCCGACGCAAGCGGGCCATGCCCGCGGCACGCCGGCGCCGGCGTTCGACCAGGGCGCGGTCAAGGTCGACGCCATCTACCGCACGCCCGTGGAGACCCACAACCCGATGGAGATGCACGCCACCGTGGCGTGGTGGGAAGGCGGCGAGCTGCATCTCTACGAGGCCACGCAGGGTGCCACCGTGCACCGCAATACCATCGCGCAGGTATTCGGCCTGACGCCCGAGCGCGTGACCGTGGACTGCCCGTTCCTGGGGTCCGGCTTTGGCGCCAAGCTGTTCATGTGGCCGCATTCGGTGGCCACCAGCGCGGCGGCGCAGATGACGGGCCGGCCGGTCAAGTTCGTGGTGCCGCGCGCGGCCATGTTCACGACCACGGGCCAGCGGCCCGAGACGCGCCAGCACCTGCGGCTGTCGGCCAGTGCCGACGGGCGCATCACGTCGATCCGGCACGAATCGGTCAACACCACGTCGTTCATCGAGCAGTACGTGGAGAACTGCGGCGGCATGACGCAGAGCCTCTATTCGTGCCCGAACGTGCTGGTCACGCACCACACGACCAGCGTGCACCGGGGCGCGCCCACGTCGATGCGCGCGCCGGGCGCCGCGCCCGGGCTGTTCGCGCTGGAATCGGCCATCGACGAACTGGCGCTGGCCTGCGGGCAGGACCCGGTGCAGTTCCGCATGACCAACCTGTCCACGCGCGACGAAAGCATGAACCTGCCGTGGTCGAGCAACCACCTGCGCGAGGCCATCGAGCTGGGCAGCCGCAAGTTCGGCTGGGACAGGCGCGACCCGCGCCCGGGGTCGATGCGGGACGGCCACGAGGTCATCGGCTACGGCGTGGCCGTCTGCAACTGGGACGCCTGGCGCACGCCAGCCGAGGCCCGCGTGTTCCTGCGCAGCGACGGCACGGCACAGGTGACCTGCGCGATCCAGGACATCGGCACCGGCATGTACACGATCGTCGCGCAGACCGTGAGCGAGCTGACCGGGCTGCCGTTCGAGAAGATCGACGTGCGGATTGGCGATTCGTCGTTCCCGGCCGCGCCCGTGGCGGGCGGGTCGTGGGCAACGGCCAGCGTGCTGCCCGCCGTGGCCGAGGCCACGCGCGAGGCCATCGGCCAGCTACGCGGCTTTGCCACCGGCGAGGGCGGCGCGTTTGCCGGCGCCAACCCCGAGACGCTGAAGCTCCAGGACGGCAAGCTGACCGACGGCAAGCGCAGCGTGGGCTACGCGGACGTGCTGAACCAGCAGCGCTTTGCCGCGGCCGAGGGCTTCGGGCGCACGGGCGGCGCGCCGAACACCGACAAGATGTCGTTCATGTCGTTCGGCGCGCATTTCGTGGAGGTGCGCTGGGACCCCGGCATCTCGCGGCTGCGCGTGTCGCGCGTGGTCAGCGCCATCGACGTGGGCCGCGTGATCAACCCCGTGACCGCGCGCAACCAGGTGGAGGGCGCCATCGTGATGGGCATCGGCATGGCGCTGTTCGAGGCCACCGAGTACGACGAGCGCAACGGCATGCCGGGCAACAACAACTACGCCGAGTACGCGGTGCCGGTGCACGCCGACCAGCCGCAGATCGACGTGCTGCTGCTGGACCATCCGGACCTGGCGTTCAACGAGTTCGGCGCGCGCGGCATTGGCGAGATCGGCATCACCGGCTTTGCCGCCGCCGTGGCCAACGCGGTGCACCACGCCACGGGCAAGCGCGTGCGCGACCTGCCGATCGTCAAGGAAAAGCTGATGGCCTGA
- a CDS encoding DMT family transporter: MTDRTLQAPAAPLWLRLAPALFLLLWSCGFVFLKLGLQYADPLTFLALRYAIVVGLLIGPCLWLRPAMPPGLAPWLHLAMIGLLIQAGYFAFTYLSLKLGMSAGAVALVTSQQPILIGLLAPLIAGERVDRVRWAGLALGVTGATLVITARSSVQMSSALGLLFAVLALLAITAGTLWEKRFGSPVHPVLANTVQYGVALAVTAPLAWLTEPMHVAWTPGLFGSLAYLVLCNSLVAISLLLAMIRHGEASRVSALFFLVPPMTAVIAFVLLGESLPPMAWPGMAIAAAGLYLVMRRR; encoded by the coding sequence ATGACCGACCGTACGTTGCAGGCGCCGGCCGCCCCGCTCTGGCTGCGCCTGGCTCCCGCGCTGTTCCTGTTGCTGTGGTCCTGCGGCTTCGTGTTCCTCAAGCTCGGCCTGCAATATGCCGATCCGCTGACGTTCCTGGCGCTGCGCTACGCCATCGTGGTCGGGCTGCTGATCGGCCCGTGCCTGTGGCTGCGGCCCGCCATGCCGCCGGGGCTGGCGCCGTGGCTGCACCTGGCGATGATCGGCCTGCTGATCCAGGCCGGCTATTTTGCGTTCACGTACCTGAGCCTGAAGCTGGGGATGTCGGCCGGCGCGGTGGCGCTGGTCACGTCGCAGCAGCCGATCCTGATCGGCCTGCTGGCGCCGCTGATTGCCGGCGAGCGCGTGGACCGCGTGCGCTGGGCCGGGCTGGCGCTGGGCGTGACGGGCGCGACACTGGTCATCACGGCCCGGTCGTCCGTGCAGATGAGTTCCGCGCTGGGCCTGCTGTTCGCGGTGCTGGCGCTGCTGGCCATCACGGCCGGCACGCTCTGGGAAAAGCGCTTCGGCTCGCCCGTGCATCCGGTGCTGGCCAATACGGTGCAGTACGGGGTGGCGCTGGCGGTAACCGCGCCGCTGGCGTGGCTGACCGAGCCGATGCACGTGGCGTGGACGCCGGGGCTGTTCGGCTCGCTGGCGTATCTGGTGCTGTGCAATTCGCTGGTGGCGATATCGCTGCTGCTGGCGATGATCCGCCATGGCGAGGCGTCGCGCGTGTCGGCGCTGTTCTTCCTGGTGCCGCCCATGACGGCCGTCATCGCGTTCGTGCTGCTGGGCGAGTCGCTGCCGCCGATGGCGTGGCCGGGGATGGCCATCGCGGCGGCCGGGCTGTATCTGGTGATGCGCCGGCGCTAG
- a CDS encoding DUF3079 domain-containing protein, translating into MAKKFPLHPRHPERICWGCDKYCAVDAMGCGNGSSRTQHPAELLGDDWYMHGDWGIDVEDAGASTITLGAAT; encoded by the coding sequence ATGGCCAAGAAATTTCCGCTTCATCCCAGGCATCCCGAGCGTATCTGCTGGGGCTGCGACAAATATTGCGCCGTCGACGCCATGGGCTGCGGCAACGGCTCCAGCCGCACGCAGCATCCGGCCGAACTGCTGGGCGACGACTGGTACATGCATGGCGACTGGGGCATCGACGTGGAAGATGCCGGCGCGTCCACCATCACGCTGGGCGCCGCGACCTGA
- a CDS encoding mechanosensitive ion channel protein MscS → MRKSIRYTGIAVLSAAMLVAGTASARDRYHHGGGGSSAGAAIAVAAVAGLALGALVASSQPVVAAPAPYYAPPPQPVAYAAPAVPPGYCYDNYRGGYVPCGRPAPVQYAPPSSYYGSSYYGY, encoded by the coding sequence ATGCGCAAGTCGATTCGTTACACCGGTATCGCCGTCCTGAGTGCCGCCATGCTGGTCGCGGGGACGGCCTCGGCCCGTGACCGTTACCACCATGGTGGCGGCGGATCGTCCGCGGGGGCGGCGATTGCCGTGGCGGCCGTGGCGGGGCTGGCGCTCGGCGCGCTGGTGGCCAGCAGCCAGCCGGTGGTGGCCGCGCCGGCGCCGTACTATGCCCCGCCGCCGCAGCCGGTGGCCTACGCCGCGCCGGCCGTGCCGCCGGGCTACTGCTACGACAACTACCGCGGCGGCTACGTGCCGTGCGGCCGCCCGGCGCCGGTGCAATATGCGCCGCCGTCGTCGTACTACGGTTCGTCGTACTACGGGTATTGA
- a CDS encoding metal-dependent hydrolase → MITRRFALRPRHLLIAGAVALLTACASNVSNPPAPAQPGATGAPVAAGKTEVLWLGQAAMRITTPGGKVIVVDPWLTGNPKTPAPFKQLSALGKVDLILVTHAHGDHLGDAAELAKLNNAPIWNGGGMGQQLVSLGMVPANLSQRFNKSGTVQPLGPNGPKVTAVHAEHSSELVWKNPATGKDETHYGGEPVGYIIEMENGFKIWHMGDTGLYGDMMMVADRYKPDLVLIPIGGHFTMGPQDAAIALRDFIKPKYAIPMHYGTSPMLRGTPAELKTALGNNPATAVIVPEPGQKVDF, encoded by the coding sequence ATGATCACACGCCGCTTTGCGCTGCGCCCCCGCCATCTGCTGATCGCCGGCGCGGTGGCCCTGCTCACCGCCTGCGCCAGCAATGTTTCGAATCCGCCCGCCCCGGCCCAGCCCGGCGCCACCGGCGCGCCGGTAGCCGCCGGCAAGACCGAGGTGCTCTGGCTGGGGCAGGCCGCGATGCGCATCACCACGCCGGGCGGCAAGGTCATCGTGGTCGACCCGTGGCTGACCGGCAATCCCAAGACCCCGGCCCCGTTCAAGCAGCTATCGGCGCTGGGCAAGGTCGACCTGATCCTGGTCACCCACGCCCACGGCGACCACCTGGGCGACGCGGCCGAACTGGCCAAGCTCAACAACGCGCCCATCTGGAACGGCGGCGGCATGGGCCAGCAGCTCGTGAGCCTGGGCATGGTGCCGGCCAACCTGTCGCAACGCTTCAACAAGAGCGGCACGGTCCAGCCGCTGGGCCCGAACGGCCCCAAGGTGACAGCCGTGCATGCCGAGCATTCGTCGGAACTGGTCTGGAAGAATCCCGCCACCGGCAAGGACGAAACGCACTACGGCGGTGAACCGGTGGGCTACATCATCGAGATGGAAAACGGCTTCAAGATCTGGCACATGGGCGACACCGGCCTGTACGGCGACATGATGATGGTGGCCGACCGCTACAAGCCTGACCTGGTGCTGATCCCGATCGGCGGCCATTTCACGATGGGCCCGCAAGACGCCGCCATCGCGCTGCGCGACTTCATCAAGCCGAAATACGCGATCCCGATGCACTACGGCACCAGCCCGATGCTGCGTGGCACGCCGGCAGAGCTGAAGACGGCGCTGGGCAACAACCCGGCCACGGCCGTGATCGTGCCGGAGCCGGGGCAGAAGGTGGATTTTTAA
- the fdnG gene encoding formate dehydrogenase-N subunit alpha, with amino-acid sequence MVTMNRRQFLKFTGASLAGSSLALVGFAPDTALAEVRAYKLARTTETRNTCPYCSVACGLLMYSLGDKAKNAKASIIHIEGDPDHPVNRGTLCPKGAGLIDFIHSPNRLQYPEYRAPGSDKWQRISWDDALARIATLMKQDRDANFIEKNEQGQTVNRWLSTAMLAASASSNETGYITHKTIRSLGMLGFDNQARVUHGPTVAGLAPTFGRGAMTNHWVDIKNADVILIMGGNAAEAHPCGFKWVTEAKAHNKARLIVVDPRFTRSASVADYYVQIRTGTDIVFLGGVIRWLLENDRIQHEYVKNYTDLTFIVREDYQFKDGIFSGYDAEKRHYLKESWDWEKGDDGYVKTDPTLQHPRCVYQLLKAHYARYTPEMVERVCGTPQDRFLKVCEMMASTATPSRAMTIMYALGWTQHSIGSQMIRCGAMVQLLLGNIGIAGGGMNALRGHSNIQGLTDLGLMTNLLPGYLTLPADSEVDYDKYIEARSFKPLRPNQLSYWQNYGKFHVSLMKAWWGPAATRENNWAFDYLPKLDKAYDMLQVFELMHAGRVNGYILQGFNPLAAAPNKAKLLQSLSQLKFMVVMDPLATETSEFWRNVGESNDVDTKSIKTEVFRLPTTCFAEENGALVNSSRWLQWHWQGADPPGEARSDIEIMSDLWLRIRTLYQKDGGKYPDPIVNLHWPYAVPHSPTPEELAKEYSGRALTDLVDPKDPTKVVRKAGEQLNSFGELQADGSTASGCWIYCGSWTQAGNQMAKRDNSDPTGIGQNLNWAWSWPANRRVLYNRASCDVNGKPFNPGRKLIAWNGKSWTGFDTPDFKLDEDPANGMGPFIMQAEGVARFFARQTLVEGPFPEHYEPFENPLGYNPLNGRESKVVSNPAARVFKNDWAQFGKPDAYPVIATTYRLTEHFHYWTKHAHINAILQPEQFVEIGEDLAKQVGVNAGDRVKVSSTRGYIKAVALVTKRIKPFRIDGKTVHMVGIPLHWGFTGLTKPGFLANTLTPFVGDGNTQTPEFKSFMVKVERA; translated from the coding sequence ATGGTTACGATGAACCGCCGACAGTTCCTGAAGTTCACGGGAGCGTCGCTGGCGGGATCGAGCCTCGCGCTGGTCGGGTTTGCGCCCGACACGGCGCTGGCGGAGGTACGGGCCTACAAGCTGGCGCGTACCACCGAGACCCGCAATACCTGCCCCTACTGCTCGGTGGCATGTGGCCTGCTGATGTACAGCCTTGGCGACAAGGCCAAGAACGCGAAGGCCAGCATCATCCACATCGAGGGCGACCCGGACCACCCGGTCAACCGCGGCACGCTGTGTCCCAAGGGCGCCGGCCTGATCGACTTCATCCATAGTCCCAACCGGTTGCAGTACCCCGAGTACCGCGCGCCGGGATCGGACAAGTGGCAGCGCATCTCGTGGGACGACGCGCTCGCCCGCATCGCCACGCTGATGAAGCAGGACCGCGACGCCAACTTCATCGAGAAGAACGAGCAGGGCCAGACCGTGAACCGCTGGCTCAGTACCGCGATGCTGGCCGCGTCGGCCAGCAGCAACGAGACGGGATACATCACGCACAAGACGATCCGCAGTCTTGGCATGCTGGGGTTCGACAACCAGGCACGTGTCTGACATGGCCCGACGGTGGCAGGTCTTGCCCCGACGTTTGGCCGTGGAGCGATGACGAACCATTGGGTCGACATCAAGAACGCGGACGTTATCCTGATCATGGGCGGCAATGCCGCCGAGGCCCACCCGTGCGGTTTCAAGTGGGTGACCGAAGCCAAGGCGCACAACAAGGCGCGCCTGATCGTGGTGGACCCGCGCTTCACGCGCTCGGCGTCCGTGGCCGACTATTACGTGCAGATCCGCACCGGCACGGACATCGTGTTCCTGGGCGGCGTCATCCGCTGGCTGCTGGAAAACGACCGGATCCAGCACGAGTACGTGAAGAACTACACTGATCTCACGTTCATCGTGCGCGAGGACTACCAGTTCAAGGACGGCATCTTCTCCGGCTACGACGCCGAGAAGCGCCACTACCTGAAGGAAAGCTGGGACTGGGAGAAAGGCGACGACGGCTATGTGAAGACCGACCCGACGCTGCAGCACCCGCGCTGCGTCTACCAGCTGCTCAAGGCCCACTACGCGCGCTACACGCCGGAAATGGTCGAGCGCGTCTGCGGCACGCCGCAGGACCGCTTCCTGAAGGTCTGCGAGATGATGGCCAGCACGGCCACGCCAAGCCGCGCCATGACCATCATGTACGCGCTGGGCTGGACGCAGCACTCCATCGGCTCGCAGATGATCCGCTGCGGCGCGATGGTGCAGCTGCTGCTGGGCAACATCGGCATTGCCGGCGGCGGCATGAACGCGCTGCGCGGCCACTCCAACATCCAGGGCCTGACCGACCTGGGCCTGATGACCAACCTGCTGCCCGGCTACCTGACGCTGCCGGCCGACTCCGAGGTCGACTACGACAAGTACATCGAGGCCCGCTCGTTCAAGCCGCTGCGGCCCAACCAGCTCAGCTACTGGCAGAACTACGGCAAGTTCCACGTCAGCCTGATGAAGGCGTGGTGGGGCCCGGCCGCCACCAGGGAAAACAACTGGGCGTTCGACTACCTGCCCAAGCTCGACAAGGCCTACGACATGCTGCAGGTCTTCGAGCTGATGCACGCCGGCCGGGTCAACGGCTACATCCTCCAGGGCTTCAACCCGCTGGCGGCGGCGCCGAACAAGGCCAAGCTATTGCAGAGCCTGAGCCAGTTGAAGTTCATGGTGGTGATGGACCCGCTGGCCACCGAGACGTCAGAGTTCTGGCGCAACGTCGGCGAATCGAACGACGTGGACACCAAGTCGATCAAGACCGAGGTCTTCCGGCTGCCCACCACCTGCTTTGCCGAGGAAAACGGCGCGCTCGTGAATTCGTCGCGCTGGCTGCAATGGCACTGGCAGGGCGCCGACCCGCCGGGCGAGGCGCGCAGCGACATCGAGATCATGTCCGACCTGTGGCTGCGCATCCGCACGCTGTACCAGAAGGACGGCGGCAAGTATCCGGACCCCATCGTCAACCTGCACTGGCCGTACGCGGTGCCGCATTCGCCCACGCCCGAGGAGCTGGCGAAGGAGTATTCGGGCCGCGCGCTGACCGACCTCGTCGACCCGAAGGACCCGACCAAGGTCGTGCGCAAGGCCGGCGAGCAGCTGAACAGCTTTGGCGAGCTGCAGGCCGACGGCAGCACCGCGAGCGGCTGCTGGATCTACTGCGGGTCGTGGACGCAGGCCGGCAACCAGATGGCCAAGCGCGACAACAGCGACCCCACCGGCATCGGCCAGAACCTGAACTGGGCGTGGTCGTGGCCGGCCAACCGGCGCGTGCTGTACAACCGGGCATCGTGCGACGTGAACGGCAAGCCGTTCAACCCGGGCCGCAAGCTGATTGCCTGGAACGGCAAGAGCTGGACGGGCTTCGACACGCCGGACTTCAAGCTGGACGAGGACCCGGCCAACGGCATGGGGCCGTTCATCATGCAGGCCGAAGGCGTGGCGCGGTTCTTTGCCCGGCAGACGCTGGTGGAGGGGCCGTTCCCCGAGCACTACGAGCCGTTCGAGAACCCGCTGGGCTACAACCCGCTGAACGGGCGCGAATCCAAGGTGGTCAGCAACCCGGCGGCGCGCGTGTTCAAGAACGACTGGGCGCAGTTCGGCAAGCCCGACGCCTACCCGGTCATCGCCACCACGTACCGCCTGACCGAGCACTTCCACTACTGGACCAAGCACGCCCACATCAACGCGATCCTGCAGCCCGAGCAGTTCGTCGAGATCGGCGAGGACCTGGCCAAGCAGGTGGGCGTGAACGCGGGCGACCGCGTGAAGGTCAGTTCGACGCGCGGCTACATCAAGGCCGTGGCGCTGGTCACCAAGCGGATCAAGCCGTTCCGGATCGACGGCAAGACCGTGCACATGGTGGGCATACCGCTGCACTGGGGCTTCACGGGGCTGACCAAGCCGGGCTTCCTGGCCAACACGCTCACGCCGTTCGTGGGCGACGGCAACACCCAGACGCCCGAGTTCAAGTCGTTCATGGTCAAGGTGGAAAGGGCATAG
- the fdxH gene encoding formate dehydrogenase subunit beta codes for MALQSLDIVRRSATTTQPPSVRQPVTGSVAKLIDTTKCIGCKACQAACMEWNDLRGDVGVNVGVYDNPADLDEHTWTLMRFTEYENPNGNLEWLIRKDGCMHCEDPGCLKACPAPGAIVQYANGIVDFHEENCIGCGYCITGCPFNIPRISKTDHKAYKCTLCSDRVAVGQEPACVKTCPTGAIVFGTKTDMVAHAEERIVDLKSRGFEKAGLYDPAGVGGTHVMYVLHHADKPSLYHELPDDPHISPLVSLWKGISKPLAVAGMALAAIAGFFHYIRVGPNETGPEDEAAAEDEIVRWGRDNPRPRGTPDEVTPPEEVRDENR; via the coding sequence ATGGCACTACAGTCTCTCGATATCGTGCGCCGCTCGGCCACCACCACGCAGCCGCCCAGCGTGCGGCAGCCGGTTACCGGCAGCGTGGCCAAGCTGATCGACACCACCAAGTGCATCGGCTGCAAGGCCTGCCAGGCGGCGTGCATGGAATGGAACGACCTGCGCGGCGACGTGGGCGTGAACGTCGGCGTCTACGACAACCCGGCCGACCTGGACGAGCACACGTGGACCCTGATGCGGTTCACCGAGTACGAGAACCCGAACGGCAACCTGGAATGGCTGATCCGCAAGGACGGCTGCATGCACTGCGAGGACCCCGGCTGCCTCAAGGCGTGCCCCGCGCCGGGCGCGATCGTCCAGTACGCCAACGGCATCGTCGACTTCCACGAGGAAAACTGCATCGGCTGCGGCTATTGCATCACCGGCTGCCCGTTCAACATCCCGCGGATCTCGAAGACCGACCACAAGGCGTACAAGTGCACGCTGTGCTCGGACCGCGTGGCCGTGGGCCAGGAGCCGGCCTGCGTGAAGACCTGCCCGACCGGCGCCATCGTGTTCGGCACCAAGACCGACATGGTGGCCCACGCCGAGGAGCGGATCGTCGACCTGAAGTCGCGCGGCTTCGAGAAGGCCGGCCTGTACGACCCGGCCGGCGTGGGCGGCACGCACGTGATGTACGTGCTGCATCACGCCGACAAGCCGAGCCTGTACCACGAGCTGCCCGACGACCCGCACATCAGCCCGCTGGTGAGCCTGTGGAAGGGCATCTCGAAACCGCTGGCCGTGGCCGGCATGGCGCTGGCGGCCATCGCGGGCTTCTTCCACTACATCCGCGTGGGCCCGAACGAGACCGGCCCCGAGGACGAGGCCGCCGCCGAGGACGAGATCGTGCGCTGGGGCCGCGACAATCCCCGGCCGCGCGGCACGCCCGACGAAGTGACGCCGCCAGAGGAGGTGCGCGATGAGAATCGATAA